The Candidatus Eisenbacteria bacterium DNA segment ATGCGGGATGGCTACGCTTTCCTGGCGACCGGCACTCATGGGGTGCAGATCTATGATATCTCTCACCCCACATCGGCCGATTTTATTGGTTCCAATCCCATCCCGCCCGATCCTGAAGATATTGTCACGGATGGAACTCTCGCCTATGTCGTCGACAGATTCCGGGGGCTGCTCGTATTCGACATCTCGGATCCCCTCAAGCCGGCGGAAGTGGCCCAGACGGAGATCCCCGCCTCCGCGACAAGAAGAAAAATCGAGCGGGCCGGCGATTACGCCTATATCGCCAGCGGCGGGCTGCGCATTGTCGATGTATCGGATCCCCACAACCCACAGCCTCGCGGCGGCGCGGCCGTCGCCGAGCCTCCTTTCTCCTACAATGTTAAAGTCCGTGGCGATTACGCCTATCTCGGCACGTCCGAGGGCGTCTTGGTTTATCTCATCACGGATCCCGATCATCCCCTGCGGATGAGCACACTCACATTTGATGACTTCAGCTCCTATCTCGATATCGAAGAAGACTATCTCTATGTCGGTTCCTCCGCCTTTTCTCCGTACAGATCCTGGCTCAATGTTCTTGATCTCTCGGTTGATCCGGTTCTTCCGGAACGGGTCGGCTCCGTTGAAATTGACTTCGGCCACGGAATGGTCGAAGTTTTCGGCGACATCGCCTATGTCGGCGGCCACGATTATGTCGTCAGCACAATGTCTGTTATCGACATTTCCGTACCGGACGCTCCGACACTGCTCGGATCAACGGTCTGCCCGAATTCTCTCTACGATTTCATGGTTGTCGACGGGATCGGATACGGCGCTTCTCCTTACACCGGTCTTTCCGTCTTCGATTTAACGGAGCCCGCCGATCCGCAATTTATGTGTAATGTCCCGATCGAATCGGGGGAGTTGGCTCGTACAATTTGTCTTCTCGGCAATAACATCGCGGTCGGCGCGGACGGCCTGTATTACGCCCTTCCACATTGCGATTCATCCGCGGGTAGCGATGGTCCCGTTTCAAATCCGGCGGCCTATAACGCCACCGTCCGCCTGATCGGAGCGCGGCCCAATCCCTTTAATCCCAAAACATCGATTGATTTCACTTTAACAACCCCGCAGAAAATCAGGGTCGCCATCTATAATCTTGAGGGGCGCCATGTGACCACCCTCTGTGACAAAGGTTTTTCCCCGGGACCGCATTCGATTGTTTGGAACGGTCTGGATTCCGACGGGCGGCCGGTCGCGTCGAATCTCTATATGATCCGCCTGGAGGGAGAGCGGGAGCAAGAGGTCAAAAAGGTCATTTACTTGAAATAGGCCGGCGAATGAGGCGTCATCGCCGATCAAGACTCATAGGGCGCATTACACAATTCTTCAGGACCGGGGTCAGTGGCCCAGGGCGCGGTCCAAAGACCTCAGGACCGAGACCAGCGGCTCATCGGAACGCCCGGCCTGCTCCATGGCGCCCGCTATGAGGGCGTTGTGACTCATTCGCTGCGGAGCGTCATCCTCATCGAGTGGATAAAGATTATCGCTGGAGAGCGCCGGAACGAGCAGCAGTAAGAAGCGCGCCGGCGGGGGCGTCATATAGTAGAGATCGAGGTGGGCCTGGCTGCGATCCGCGGCCAGCGTCCAGAAGATGATCGGTAACGGGAGCGCGGATCCCAGAATCACTCGTGACGATTCCAGCCAGAACGTCAGCGCCGGCAGAACATTCTCGGCCTCGGAGGGCATCGGAAAGCGGAAACCAAGGGCCGGTGTGCGGTCAGGCCGTGTTTGGAAGCGCGGGGCGATATCTAAGAGATTACGGCTGACCCGGCGGACAATCTTGATACCGCCCCCAAAACCCAGAGATTGTGCAAGTTTTCCGACAGTCCAGCCATCCAGCGGATCCCAATCATTGCCCCGCCCCATTTGATCCATGGGGGGAATGGTCCCGCCCAGATCATTGAGGACCCGGTGCAAATCATTTATATCAGACGGATCCCCATCCCGGATCGCCGACGCCGCTTTAACAAACTCCCCGAGGTGCCGAGGGATCGCTGCGGCGTTGAGGGTTGCCGCCGAGCCGCCGGACCGAAAGAAGGTCGCAAAAGGAAAAGCCCGCCCGCTTTGATCCCTGGAGGGGAAAAGCGCCCCCGCCAGATAGGAACTCGATCCATTGGAGCGATAAATGAATCCATGGGGAGGCATCTTCTGAAAATGTTCAAGCCAGTCATCGTTCAGGCGCGTCCGGGCAAGGCTTATCGCCTCATCCAGCCAGCGGACAAACCCGGCGGCGGCTGGATGATCAGCCTGAGACGAAATGAAATCGGCCGCGACGGGAAGCTTCCCGTAGCAGCCGATTTCATAACCCTTTTCGTTCATGCTTCCCGCTCCGCCTCCTCGCATGAATCACAGAGGATCAATAAAAGTTCAACGCTTTAATTCGCCGTAATGTCCCGAGGGAATTGAATCCTCAAGAAATTCTTCTTCAAAGGATGCCGCGAAGGCAGCCCCCGAACTTCATATGTGACCGTGACATCCCACTTGTCGGCCGGGAAGCGCCAGATCAGCGATACCTCGCCTTCCGAGCCGCCGACAACGATCTCCTCCGTCCGATCCATGAGCCGGAAGAATCCCCAGGCGCCGTCATATTCCATGGCGGCAAGCGACGCTGTGGTTCCCGCATCAAGTCGCAGAACCGCGCCCGCCTCCGGGTTGTTTCCCGGCCAGCGAACCGGGCTCCAATTGCGCGCGCCCATATTGTAAATAAACGCTTCGCCCCCGACATCAAGCCGCATGCTCCTCACGGTGATCCCGGATGCGGCATCGCGCTCCGGCGGACGGGTGCGAATTGAAAAATCAAATCCGGCCGTACTTCTTCCGCCGGAGAAAAGGGCATGACGGATATGATTCGCTTTTCGCAACTCGCCCAAAAAAGTATTCGTCAGCGTCACGCTTTGGTTTAACACCTGTCCGTCTTCAGAGACCAAGGAAGCTAGGTTCTCTTCATAAAAGGTCCAGAAAGTCCCGCCTGTGCCGAAGAACTTTTCAAAATCCTTTAAAGACGCATCCACATCGGATGATTCGAGAGGATAACGTCCTGCCAATGTTTCCCGGTACTCTTGATAAACCGGATTCCATTTGACTTGCAGATCACTCTGCACGGCGCGGCGTACGGTCCGCGTGGCGGCAGCCGTTGGCAATCGAAGAATGCGGACCATCTCCGCGGCGACCTGATCTTCCGGTGCTTGTGGAATGCGGGTATCGATCCAGCTCCCGAATCCCAGATAGGCTTCCGAACGGCGGAGATCCCCGCCCTCGGCGGCGATCGCCGCATACGCCTGCGCCAGGGCGTTGACGCGTTCGAGGTACTCCAGATAGGGCGCCTTGCCGCTGTTATCCCCGCCCTTCAAAAACCGAAGGGGATTTGAGCTCGTGGGATTGCGGAAGAATTCATTTATGACACCGTACTTCTCAGCGACATCCAAAAGGCTCGGATCGGCTTCTTTATCAAAACGGGTGTTCCTCTCCACCTCACGCAACACTTGCAGCAACGGCGAGTTTTCCTTGCCGGCGCGCTCCAAGAAGGTGCGGGTGGTTTCCACATCCGTCACACCAGCCAATTCAACACCTCGCATATATTCAAGCCAAGCCTCTGCATAACCCAGAGCATATCGTGCCAGTAAACCATTGCGAATCGATGCCGGCATATCGTTGTAGGTGTTCTCCATCACCCATCCGGTGCGCACCTCTTCCAACTGCTCCAGATATTCACGGACCGGCCCTTCCCATCCCGCCGCGGAAAAAACGCCCGGAACGACGGCGCTTCCCGTGACCCCGAGATCGATGCTCACTTTGTCCGAGACGGCAACGTCGGGAATTTTAGAAGAGGCCAATAGGGAAGGATACATTCCATCAGCGGACCAATAGCGGCGGATGACGCTCTGGGCCTCCATATCCATCGATTCATCGCGCCCCGGCACAAAATAACTGACGAGCAGATGGGGAAAATCCGAACCATACTCAAGCTGCTTTTCAAGAAGTTGTACATATTCCTGTTGGTTCCGCTCGCTCGAGAGGCCGCCCGTCAACGGCATCCAATACTCCGACAGGGCCGGCGTGACATCCTTTACCGCCGGCCGCGAGAAACGCGTTCCGGGATCCTGGAGAATGCTCCACGTTTTGTACCACTGATAATAAGTATCGAATGAAACGCGCAGGGAGTCGGCATTGCGATGAAGCTTGTTGGCGAGCACCGGTGATGCGGGGCGCATGACACCGCCGAGCAGGACTCTTAGGTAGAGCTCCCGCGCCGCCTCAGCCGCCGGTTCACCTTGATAAGTGCCGAGAAACATCACCTTCGCCATGGTCTGCCCGCGCATATCCATCTTCTGGAGCTTTTTGCGAAGGGCGTCCATATCCTTGAGGTGGCCCAAGGTCAGCTCCGGGGAGTGACTCTGCCCCAGCACGGCGACTTTATCGGACAGGCGCCGGACATCCCGGATCAGTGAGCGATTGGTTGCGGAGAGGATAAACAAGGCCGCCGCCAAAACAGCCGTCACCACCGCACCGGTAGCAAAGACTCTGACCCTCCTCGCGCGCCTACGCCGTTCGCCCGCCGCCGAAGGGCCCGCCATGTGCCGGTCGGGGAAAATAATTTTTGAAAAAACCCGGCGGATAAAATAGGACTTCGTCTCGGTCGGCGCGACAGCCATTCCCTCATCTTTAGATGTCAATCCGAATCCGGCGAGCATCGCATTGATGACTTGATCGATCGGCCGGCCTTCCTGTGTTCCGCTGGTATAGTAGAAACCGCGAAAAATAGGACTCTCCTGATAGGGATTCACGCGGAAGAGATGTTCAATAAATATAGCGAGCCGGTCTCTCAGCGCTTGGTATTGCAGGGGGAAAAAGTGCAAGTCGGCCCGGGTTTCACTGCGGGTACCCGCCGCCTGCCGTGGAATGCGGGCATTCAACAGCTGCTGCTCGAGAAGCGCCATCTCGGCCCTGAAGATATCCTCGGCCGTTTCCGTAGCGGATCGATCGCGGGAGATCGTGGCGCCCCAAACCGAGGCCCGCTGATCTTTGTTTATATCGCCATAGTACTCTACAAACCCGCGGATCAAATCGCATTTTGTAAAAACAAGATAGACGGGGAAAGAGATCCCCAGACGGTTTATCAATTCATCGATGCGGGTTCGGATTTTTTTGGCATGTTCTTCGACGGCTTCGATTCCCCCCTTGACCAAATCCTCTATCGAAACGGCGACAAGCAGACCGTTGATCGGTTTGCGGCCCCGGTGGCGCCGGAGCAGATCGAGGAACCCAAGCCATTCCTGTGAATCATCCTCCTCAACCGGGAGGACATACCGGCCGGCCGTATCGAGAATCACCGCTTCTTCGGCAAACCACCAGTCGCAGTTGCGTGTTCCACCGACGCCCTTGACCGATGGATCATTCCGCTTCGGATCGGCATAGGGAAAATTGAGACCGGACTTCTTTAGAAGTGTCGTTTTTCCCACAGCGGGCGGGCCGATGATCATATACCAAGGAAGAAAATACAGCGCGCCCCCGCTTCCCCGGCTCTTGCCGACGCGGGACCGCTTCAATGCCTCGATCGCCTGCTGTAATCCCTCTTTCAACTCTTCGATATCTTTTTCCCGGCCGGGCCGCGATCCATCAATTTGGGCTTGCGCCTGTTCTTCAATCGACTTTTCCAAGGCTTTTGATGCACGGGAGGCGCGAACTCGCATGATAAGCATGACGATCATCCAGATCAGGAAGACCGCGATGATACCGAAGAAAAGATATCGCCTGGGGATTCCGAACTGAGGCCCGAGCCAAAGGGCCATCAGGATGAGACCGGCGGCCCCGGCCGTTACGAGGCTTTTAGGTTTAAGCAACCGGAACAGCAGATTCACGCCACCTCCAGATGTAGAAGGCTCCTACTCAAAATCCGATCGTCGCCAGCAGGCTCCGGATCTCATCGGCCGCATGGGATCCCGCAATGCGGGCGACGAGACCGAAGACGATTATAAGGAGGGCCATCGCGGGTATAAAAAGGAGCGCCGTCGCCCAGATTGGAAATCCTTCACCGACGACCTCGGGGAAATCATCCGGCCGTTTCCAATGCGGCGACAATTTCTCCACCATAAAGATATTGTCCCCCGTCAATTCACGGGCCAACTCCAGCAGCAGGGCGTCGCGCTTCTCCGGACCACTGAGGACATAGCGCCCGGAGAATCCGAGAACCAGCGCATCGTGATAAACCTCGAGCGCGGGCCGGTTCTCCCCCGGATTCATGCGCAGCCTGTCGAGCCGCTTGAAAAACTCCTCACCGGCGATATTGATGCCGAAGAGCTGCGATTGCAGCTTCGTCGAACGCCAAACATTTTTCCCAGGCCATTGTGAATTGAGAATCGCTTCGTCGAGAAGGGCGACGATGGCGAAGCGGGCTTCATCAACCTGCTGTGTGGAGTACCCGGCCTCTTTGCCCTCTTTCTCAAATCGTCCCAGCTGATCCAAAATCCTATTGCGGATATCCCCGGGCTCGCCGAGATCGGTCCTCGTGCGCAACGTGACGATAAAGGAAAAGAGATCGGAGGACAGAGTGCTCAGCGTCCGGGTGGTTGCGAGGGCCGCCGATGGCCGAGAAGGGTCCCCGCCGGCGCCGAACCCCGCCTCCGGTGTTTTCCTACTCCGGTTGAACAGATGACCCAGTCCCATGAGACTCCTTTCAACCCCAAACCGCGATGAGTTCGAGATGAATCCCCGGGAATTCCGGTGGGATATAGATCGACAGATTTCGCGAGCCGGCTACAAGATCCCAAACCTCGCCGGATTTTTCCATTTTGAAATAGACATAATTGCCCTGAGCCGGAAGCGAGGCGGGAAGCGTTTGCGCCAATGTTAAACCAACTCCGGTGAGGGCGTGGGCAAGCAGAAAATCGACCCGGTCGGGCGACGCAATCTTCACCTTCTCCGGGAAGTTTCTTTGGATTTCCTCGGTGGAGAGGCTCGCCGTAACACCCAGGAACCATGAGACCGAGCCGTCCAGATGCCGGTCATCCTGAATGGCCGCCGTGTACATTGTCTGATCCATCTTCGTCAGCGGGATCCGCGCGTAATTCTTCGGCAGCGAGATTTCCAACAGCCCCGGAATGCGAGTTCCGAGATCCTTGAAGACCGGGCCGCTGTGATCGTGTTCATAGGCGGGAATATCCCGGGGTGACTGATCGCTGAGGGTCGTCAGCCGGCCGGCCAGATCGGCCAGCATGAGATAGACCATTTCGCCGCTGCACCCTTGGAACCTCAGATAATGTGTCAGCCGGGGAATGGCGCCGTTCAGCGTTCCCAGAAGCCAGAACCCGGCGACGTCATCGCGGCCGAACTCGGCGGCCCCTTTGCCGCTGTGCCGGCGGCGGTCGCTGAGCTCCGTCGACCGGGTCACCAGGATCTCGAGCAAGCGTTGCAGCAGGCGGAGGAGATACGGCGAGCCTTCTACGGAAAGCAACGGGGGGACAAACTCTTTCAGATATGTATAACCCCCTTCCGGCTTCCGAACGACACGCGCCAAGGGGAGGACATCATATTCCCCAAGGGGATCGTCGGGAAACAGGATCATGAGGTTCGTCCTCGCGACTTCCACCTCGCGCTCATCCTCCCCGGTCACTTCATCCATTGCGGCGACCGAGACCCTCCGGAAACGCGATTCATGATCATCCCCTGATGACACCTGAATCTGTCCGGGGCGATGCAGGCGCACACCGAGATAAACGGGAAGCTCCGTCTCCTTGATCGGGAAATGCTCGTCAACATTTCTCGCTTCCGGCGGCTCTTCTCTTTCAGGAGCTCTGAACGGCGCCATGCTGGGGAAGACACCCGCCGTCTCTTCGATGCGGATCTGCCCGTTTTGCACGGCGGCCTCATCCAGGACAAGTTTGTTAAAACCGTAGGAGAACATCCGTTCGCTGCGGAGCTGGTCCGCAACGCGTTGTTCATGATAGAAATCCTGCAGCTGAAAATGGTGGGGGGAAAGCAGCATCCCCTCATTCCATATGACTCGGGAGCGTTTACTCATAGCATCACCATTGCCAAGACTCCGCCTCAGCGGGCCTCGCGGATACAGAATTTGTCAAATGTCAAAGCCTGGGGGGAAGAGATTTTGTCAATGGGGCTGACCCATTTCCAGCAGCTCCCCTCCGTTTGGCAGAAGTTGCCGACGACGGCGATGATCGAGGCGCCGTCCGCGGGTTTCAGGTTCATCGGGATTCTCTGCGAGGGTTCGAGAATCATCTCCAGTTGGTCTACAAATTCGTCGCCCAACTCCTTTTCCGGATCCCACCAAAGTCCCTGCAATGAGGCGATCGATATCTGTGAGTCGCCCGAGAGCTGAAAAATGCGGATGGGAAGCGTATTGGCGACTTCCTCGCCGCATGAATTCAACATATCGGTTCCGTTCAAGATCAGCACCAGCTCGCGGCTTTGAGTCTTCCCTCCAAAGATCCCGCATCCGGAGAACACAACCCCCGCCATGAGAAGTCCCACCACAAATTTCAACACCAGATCACGACGTTTCATCCTTCTCTCCCCCATCCTTCTCTACCCCGTCCTTCTCTACCGCCGTTTTATCTTCCCCGGTCTTCTCTCCCGCCATCTGATGCCTTTGGAGAAACCGAAGATACCCTTGCCGGAATCCCTCCCGATGGAACCGCTCATAATCGGCAGCCTCCAGCGCGCGCAACTTTTGGAACCGAAGGAGGTATTCTTCCCATATCGCTTGAGTCCGCAACGGCCTCCAGCTGCTGTTCATCATTATGGGCCCGACTTTAACTTTTGTCCCTTCCAGTTCGCGGCTCATCGCCTCGGGATCGAATTCATCGAGGATCTGGCGGGTGCCTTCGGCCACCGCCTCCTGGTATCCCTCGAGCAAGGCGGCATGATGAAGTTTCAGCTCCTGCACCCATTGATGCAATGACCGCCGGACCGCCTCTTTTTCGGATGATGTGAGGAGCTTCGCCGCCAGATCGTGCGGCTTCAACGAAAGCAACTCCGGATCGGCGCCGGGCAATTGATTCGCCTTTCGAAATCCGTCCATACCCCGCCACATGTCGAGCAGGAACTCCAGGAGTTCGAGGTTGACGTCGGCCAGAAGACGGGAGAAAGCCTGTTGCCCTGACAGCACCTCTTTGGGCAGCGCTTGCGGGGCATCATTGGGTGCTTCCGTTCCCATCGGTCGCCGCTTCCTCTGTTGGAGATCAAGATTACCCGCCCCGAGACCGGCACGCCGGTGGCGCTCGGATTCACCTTCAAGGCACACACTATCTTGTGCGAGAGAAATGGGAGCGTCAAGGATGCAGCGGGAGCAGACTCCATATCCCTTGAACCGATCCCCAAATCTCCCTCACCATAGGTTCATGATCCGGTCGTTTTGATCGGAGGGGGGATTCATCAACAATGACCGATATGACCCGGATTTCAAACCTTTCGGCGCCGCGCAGGGACCCCGCCGCCAAGCCTCCCTCCGGTTGGCTGTGGTTCGGCATCGGGATCTTGCTGCTTCTCGGCTCGTTGGCTTTTTCAATCCTCCTGCCGCGTGAGCCGATAGGGAAGCTGGAACGTTCCCTCGCGCCCATTGATATGACGATCGAAGCGACATCCGATGCAACGGGTGAAATAGAGGGATCAGAGAACCCATGACCGGGATCCGAGCGGCATCAGGGCGCCGAACAACATCGATTCATGCCGGCAGATGTCTTGAGCGATGCGCCGGAATCCTTATTTGGCGCCTTGCCGATCCGTCCACCTTGCCTGTCGAGGCGCTCTCCGCCGGAGCCGCCGGCTCCGCGAAGCGGCGCCGTTCAAAAGCCGACACCCTCCTCCGCATTTTTGGGATGGGTCTGGGGATCGGCGGATTCCTTCTCCTTGCCGCGGGGATCCTTGGCACCCGCGATGTTCGACATCTCACCCAGCGCTACATCACCAATCCGCCGGGATTTTCCATCCGTCAGACGGCCGATGAGCTGGAGCGGGCCCTTGATCAAGCCTGGTGGCGACCCCTGCAGCCCGGTCTCGCTCCGCGCCTGAACCGCCTCGCGGACGCCATCCGCCAGGGTCGGCGAACTCTTATGGAGGCCGCCGTTGCCTATTCCAACGCCGGCGAGCGGATGATGGAATACGGTCTGCCCGGCCGGCTGATTTATGGACCGGAGATCACCCGGCCGATAGTGGAAGCCCTGGCCCGTGTGTCGACCCGATGGCATCGAACCAGCTTGACTTATCTTCATATACAACAAGTGATAGCGCCATATCTTGAACCCGTCGTGGATCCGTCGCAAAGACTGGTGTTGACCCTGAAGCAGGCCCCGCCGCATCACGCCCTCCTTATAACAGTTCGCAATGAAGCGGGGCAGGAGATTTATGCCACGCCGCCGATCCCTGTCGGGTCAACCGCGGAAATCCCCTTCCGTCCAGGGTCAATCCTCACGTTGAGTGATCTGACGCGGCCGGCGAACGACAAGCCGTTTCAGATTCTCGAGGATATAAGCCGGCCGCTGGAAGATCTTTCGGAAAAGAGGCCCCTCGAATTTCCGGTGCATGGCGCCTCATTTCAGATTGGGTTTTCCGGAGAGCTGGCGGCCGCGGCGCCGCCTTGGGACCGGCTTCCTCCCGCCATCCGCCAGGAATTGGACATGCCTTAGAGGCGGCGACACAACATTGGATTCGCTTGTTCTCGGCGCACGACGATTGCTATTCTCGCAAAGAGTCAATATTCAGAATCCGATTCTGATCGGATGAAGCCATCAATTGCCCTTCGCAGGGAGGAGATGATCATGTTTTTTAGACGTCATAATTTTCTATGGAGCCTGCTCCTCGTTCTTCCTCTTCTCTTCGCCGTCGGTTGCAGCGACGACGACAATGGCGGCACCCAACCGACGGGTTCGGATGAGCCGCCGTTATTGGTCACACCGACCGTTCCCACCAATGTGACCGTCGGAAACGCCACGGCCGAGGCGATTGTTGAAGGGCAGCTGGCGATGGCTCAAGGGATGGCCTCTTTCGCCACCGCATTTACAGCGCCCGCCAACAATGCCGATTGGGATGATGTGGGCGGATGTTTCTCTTACACGGTATCCTATCAGGCCTGTACATGGACTTATCGCGTCTGTGAACTCACTTCCGGCTACGAGTGGACGCTGACCCTCGACGGCGCCTGCGATGGCACGACCTATGCAAACTGGGTGGCGATGAGAATCACCACCAACGCCAACGGCACCGAGGGAACGCTTAGAATCTATGGACAAAACACGGCAACGGTGGAATTCGCGGCGGCGTGGACCAGCACGGCGACGTCCGGCACCTGGACATATTATGAGGGTGACATTAACGCGTCGAATGTCGCCGCCATCATGGCATGGACTCAGAACACCGACGGCTCATCCGACTGGACCTATACCGTTCCCGCGGATATGAAGTGGGAAACCCATATTTCCGGCGATGGCGCCTCGGGATATTGGAGATTGTACGAGTGGAACGGCACGGCCTGGTGGCTCACCAGCCAGATCCTTTGGGATGCCGACGGCGGTTCCTACACGACTTATGATGAACAGGGAGGAATTGTCAGCCAGGAAACCTGGGGCGATGCCGGCGACGATCCGATCTGCCAGGTATCGACGATGACGCTCGATTTCGAAACGGTCAC contains these protein-coding regions:
- the tagF gene encoding type VI secretion system-associated protein TagF; amino-acid sequence: MNEKGYEIGCYGKLPVAADFISSQADHPAAAGFVRWLDEAISLARTRLNDDWLEHFQKMPPHGFIYRSNGSSSYLAGALFPSRDQSGRAFPFATFFRSGGSAATLNAAAIPRHLGEFVKAASAIRDGDPSDINDLHRVLNDLGGTIPPMDQMGRGNDWDPLDGWTVGKLAQSLGFGGGIKIVRRVSRNLLDIAPRFQTRPDRTPALGFRFPMPSEAENVLPALTFWLESSRVILGSALPLPIIFWTLAADRSQAHLDLYYMTPPPARFLLLLVPALSSDNLYPLDEDDAPQRMSHNALIAGAMEQAGRSDEPLVSVLRSLDRALGH
- the tssM gene encoding type VI secretion system membrane subunit TssM translates to MNLLFRLLKPKSLVTAGAAGLILMALWLGPQFGIPRRYLFFGIIAVFLIWMIVMLIMRVRASRASKALEKSIEEQAQAQIDGSRPGREKDIEELKEGLQQAIEALKRSRVGKSRGSGGALYFLPWYMIIGPPAVGKTTLLKKSGLNFPYADPKRNDPSVKGVGGTRNCDWWFAEEAVILDTAGRYVLPVEEDDSQEWLGFLDLLRRHRGRKPINGLLVAVSIEDLVKGGIEAVEEHAKKIRTRIDELINRLGISFPVYLVFTKCDLIRGFVEYYGDINKDQRASVWGATISRDRSATETAEDIFRAEMALLEQQLLNARIPRQAAGTRSETRADLHFFPLQYQALRDRLAIFIEHLFRVNPYQESPIFRGFYYTSGTQEGRPIDQVINAMLAGFGLTSKDEGMAVAPTETKSYFIRRVFSKIIFPDRHMAGPSAAGERRRRARRVRVFATGAVVTAVLAAALFILSATNRSLIRDVRRLSDKVAVLGQSHSPELTLGHLKDMDALRKKLQKMDMRGQTMAKVMFLGTYQGEPAAEAARELYLRVLLGGVMRPASPVLANKLHRNADSLRVSFDTYYQWYKTWSILQDPGTRFSRPAVKDVTPALSEYWMPLTGGLSSERNQQEYVQLLEKQLEYGSDFPHLLVSYFVPGRDESMDMEAQSVIRRYWSADGMYPSLLASSKIPDVAVSDKVSIDLGVTGSAVVPGVFSAAGWEGPVREYLEQLEEVRTGWVMENTYNDMPASIRNGLLARYALGYAEAWLEYMRGVELAGVTDVETTRTFLERAGKENSPLLQVLREVERNTRFDKEADPSLLDVAEKYGVINEFFRNPTSSNPLRFLKGGDNSGKAPYLEYLERVNALAQAYAAIAAEGGDLRRSEAYLGFGSWIDTRIPQAPEDQVAAEMVRILRLPTAAATRTVRRAVQSDLQVKWNPVYQEYRETLAGRYPLESSDVDASLKDFEKFFGTGGTFWTFYEENLASLVSEDGQVLNQSVTLTNTFLGELRKANHIRHALFSGGRSTAGFDFSIRTRPPERDAASGITVRSMRLDVGGEAFIYNMGARNWSPVRWPGNNPEAGAVLRLDAGTTASLAAMEYDGAWGFFRLMDRTEEIVVGGSEGEVSLIWRFPADKWDVTVTYEVRGLPSRHPLKKNFLRIQFPRDITAN
- a CDS encoding DotU family type IV/VI secretion system protein yields the protein MGLGHLFNRSRKTPEAGFGAGGDPSRPSAALATTRTLSTLSSDLFSFIVTLRTRTDLGEPGDIRNRILDQLGRFEKEGKEAGYSTQQVDEARFAIVALLDEAILNSQWPGKNVWRSTKLQSQLFGINIAGEEFFKRLDRLRMNPGENRPALEVYHDALVLGFSGRYVLSGPEKRDALLLELARELTGDNIFMVEKLSPHWKRPDDFPEVVGEGFPIWATALLFIPAMALLIIVFGLVARIAGSHAADEIRSLLATIGF
- the tssK gene encoding type VI secretion system baseplate subunit TssK, with the protein product MSKRSRVIWNEGMLLSPHHFQLQDFYHEQRVADQLRSERMFSYGFNKLVLDEAAVQNGQIRIEETAGVFPSMAPFRAPEREEPPEARNVDEHFPIKETELPVYLGVRLHRPGQIQVSSGDDHESRFRRVSVAAMDEVTGEDEREVEVARTNLMILFPDDPLGEYDVLPLARVVRKPEGGYTYLKEFVPPLLSVEGSPYLLRLLQRLLEILVTRSTELSDRRRHSGKGAAEFGRDDVAGFWLLGTLNGAIPRLTHYLRFQGCSGEMVYLMLADLAGRLTTLSDQSPRDIPAYEHDHSGPVFKDLGTRIPGLLEISLPKNYARIPLTKMDQTMYTAAIQDDRHLDGSVSWFLGVTASLSTEEIQRNFPEKVKIASPDRVDFLLAHALTGVGLTLAQTLPASLPAQGNYVYFKMEKSGEVWDLVAGSRNLSIYIPPEFPGIHLELIAVWG
- the tssJ gene encoding type VI secretion system lipoprotein TssJ; protein product: MKRRDLVLKFVVGLLMAGVVFSGCGIFGGKTQSRELVLILNGTDMLNSCGEEVANTLPIRIFQLSGDSQISIASLQGLWWDPEKELGDEFVDQLEMILEPSQRIPMNLKPADGASIIAVVGNFCQTEGSCWKWVSPIDKISSPQALTFDKFCIREAR